From the genome of Fundulus heteroclitus isolate FHET01 chromosome 7, MU-UCD_Fhet_4.1, whole genome shotgun sequence, one region includes:
- the LOC118563774 gene encoding myosin light chain kinase, smooth muscle-like, giving the protein MIPPIKSPKRVMSPTLEKKPFFSAVLRDITASCDSIVKLSVKVTGEPKPAVSWSKDGKAISQGGKYELFEDQCSAHLEIYESEVSDSGVYKCTATNSSGAVSTSCTVTVQAPKSSAMISEEVLRKEMIHEEIRSSVTEVKSSEIQKSVREGQSLTLRANIHGASNIKWILNGQQLANSEQYRYGVSGSDQTLTIRCVTQREQGIITCQAQTEQGLVRCQFNTDVTPKSSEAPHFLVQPRSQNVDQGQNVMFTCEIAGDPSPEVEWLKDNTIICVTPNIKLSRSKNSYTLEICEATVADSGKYTIKARNQFGQCSATSSLNVLSTPPKIEALPQHVSAEPGKSLSVAGMFSGDPAPSVQWVRSGRTLPNGDERFHVDNAADLSTLMISAVKEDDAGAYTLRLSNELGSDSATVNVHIRSM; this is encoded by the exons ATGATTCCTCCAATCAAGTCACCTAAGAGAGTGATGTCACCAACTCTCGAAAAGAAGCCTTTCTTCTCAGCAGTACTCCGTGACATCACTGCGTCATGTGACTCTATAGTCAAACTGTCTGTGAAGGTGACAGGGGAGCCAAAGCCTGCTGTCTCTTGGTCAAAGGATGGAAAG GCAATATCTCAAGGTGGGAAGTATGAATTATTCGAGGACCAATGTTCAGCACATCTAGAGATCTATGAATCAGAGGTCTCTGATAGTGGGGTCTACAAGTGCACAGCCACCAACTCTTCTGGAGCAGTGTCAACAAGCTGCACAGTCACTGTGCAAG CACCAAAGAGCTCTGCAATGATCTCTGAGGAAGTCTTAAGAAAGGAAATGATCCATGAGGAAATACGTTCTTCTGTGACAGAGGTGAAGTCCTCAGAAATTCAGAAATCAGTCAGGGAAGGCCAGTCTCTTACTCTGAGGGCCAACATCCATGGGGCTTCTAACATCAAATGGATTCTGAATGGGCAACAACTGGCCAACTCCGAACAGTACCGGTATGGAGTATCTGGAAGTGACCAGACTCTGACTATCAGGTGTGTCACCCAGCGAGAGCAGGGGATCATCACCTGTCAGGCTCAGACGGAGCAAGGGCTGGTTCGGTGTCAGTTTAACACTGATGTCACCCCCAAGAGCTCAGAGGCACCCCACTTCCTGGTGCAACCAAGGTCCCAAAATGTGGACCAGGGTCAAAATGTTATGTTTACCTGTGAAATTGCAGGGGATCCTTCCCCTGAGGTGGAGTGGTTGAAAGACAACACGATT atatgtGTCACTCCAAATATCAAGCTGAGCCGCTCTAAGAACTCGTACACTCTGGAAATTTGTGAAGCCACAGTTGCAGACAGTGGGAAATACACCATAAAAGCCAGGAACCAGTTTGGACAGTGCTCTGCAACGTCATCGCTCAACGTCCTCA GCACTCCACCGAAGATCGAGGCTCTTCCCCAGCATGTGAGTGCAGAGCCGGGGAAGTCCCTGTCTGTGGCAGGCATGTTTTCTGGAGACCCGGCTCCCTCAGTCCAGTGGGTCCGCTCAGGCAGAACCCTTCCCAACGGAGATGAGCGGTTCCATGTGGACAACGCGGCCGACCTCTCCACCCTCATGATCTCTGCAGTGAAGGAGGACGACGCCGGAGCGTACACTCTCCGACTGTCCAACGAGCTCGGCTCTGACTCTGCAACCGTCAACGTTCACATCCGGtccatgtaa